The following is a genomic window from Meriones unguiculatus strain TT.TT164.6M chromosome 13 unlocalized genomic scaffold, Bangor_MerUng_6.1 Chr13_unordered_Scaffold_37, whole genome shotgun sequence.
TTATCACATTGcatatatttataaggtttctttccagtatgtgttcttttatggcttatgagattactgtttcgtgcaaaggctttaccacactcatcacattcataaggtttctctccagtgtgtgttcttttatggcttatgagatgactgttttgtgcaaaggctttacaacactgggtacattcataaggtttctctccagtgtgtgttcttttgtggtttaagAGAGTgttgttttctgcaaaggctttaccacactggttacattcataaggtttctctccagtgtgtgttcttttatggcttatgagagcactgttttgtgcaaaggctttaccacactgtttacattcataaggtttctctccagtgtgtgttcttttgtggcttaagagagtactgttttctgcaaaggctttgccacactcattacattcataaggtttctctccagtgtgtgttcttttatggcttatgagagcactgttttgtgcaaaggctttaccacactgtttacattcataaggtttctctccagtgtgtgttcttttgtggcttaagagagtactgttttctgcaaaggctttgccacactcattacattcataaggtttctctccagtgtgtgttcttttatggcttatgagatgactgttttctgcaaaggctttgccacactcattacattcataaggtttctctccagtgtgtgttcttttatggattatgagatgactgttttgtgcaaaggctttaccacactggttacactcataaggtttctctccagtgtgtgttcttttatgccgcacgacatgactgttttttgcaaaggttttaccacactgattacatttgtaaggcttctctcctgtgtgtgttcttttatgccatatgagaacagtggtataggggaaggctttaccacatagagtgcacttaaagggtttctctccggtatgactgctttcatgcctgcaaagataattggaacATGTGAatgatttaccacagtcatttaattacactaataaatatatttatctatgtgaataaattttataattcagtctaatggtaaaaaagaatcaaattttaaagttttatcactttatttactttcatggtattccacttcattatgggtatttttgaagatccctgtgatgttaagagcatttgttatgtgattcacttttatagcatcatttttctataagagcttttctcaaatatatgaagagtattgtaagaattcagagttttaccacagcaataccattcacaaatttttgtactctatgaatgacacttcatttcaGAAGTGAATAAGACATGCAtaagaagttccaaattcttagtattcataggtattttcagcagtatgagtttgctgatgaattctcagtgaagttgtaaaaccaattaacagtaaccatttatcacattcagaaaatctactcaaagtggaaactactacaaaatcaattgttcttggagaaagacaggtacactgcttctttcaatatccctatgctcatgtgtcttagaaacattgtgatatatgatatacataattAAATTACAAGAGTAATAAAAGATTGGCCACATTCAATTaagacagtttgttttttgttcatcatagacatgtcatatagagattaaggtttctccacaacaataatcttgactctcataagctgctcctttcactaaactttacaatgtttctgtatgaatatgagtaacactggttgtactatgacatatttgcttattagaaggttttggacacatactcatcacctattcaatgtatatacattttataatatctgagtagatagaatgagactaaacagattggcagttcaactcagtagctgtaatgacCATATGATTCAATTGGTAtattctgttacaacattattttattttcttcaatcttaggggagtaccttgcaatCGCAAATCAGATACCgaacattgaagtacatggaattgtgagattttaatgatcatcagtacacttaaagcagtgctgtttatacactgttgcttttctttaaaac
Proteins encoded in this region:
- the LOC132651016 gene encoding zinc finger protein ZFP2-like; amino-acid sequence: RTHTGEKPYKCNQCGKTFAKNSHVVRHKRTHTGEKPYECNQCGKAFAQNSHLIIHKRTHTGEKPYECNECGKAFAENSHLISHKRTHTGEKPYECNECGKAFAENSTLLSHKRTHTGEKPYECKQCGKAFAQNSALISHKRTHTGEKPYECNECGKAFAENSTLLSHKRTHTGEKPYECKQCGKAFAQNSALISHKRTHTGEKPYECNQCGKAFAENNTLLNHKRTHTGEKPYECTQCCKAFAQNSHLISHKRTHTGEKPYECDECGKAFAR